The Celeribacter marinus genome window below encodes:
- the rplX gene encoding 50S ribosomal protein L24 codes for MAAKLRKGDKIVVLAGKDKGKQGEIASVNPAKGKAIVEGVNVALRHAKATQGEQGGRQPVAMPIDLSNLALLDKNGKATRVGFKFEGDKKVRFAKTTGDVI; via the coding sequence ATGGCTGCTAAGCTCCGTAAAGGCGATAAGATCGTCGTACTTGCCGGTAAGGACAAGGGCAAACAGGGCGAAATCGCCTCTGTAAACCCTGCCAAAGGCAAAGCAATTGTGGAAGGCGTAAATGTCGCCCTCCGTCACGCGAAAGCGACACAGGGTGAGCAGGGCGGCCGTCAGCCGGTTGCTATGCCAATCGACCTGTCCAATCTCGCGCTTCTCGACAAAAATGGCAAAGCAACTCGCGTTGGCTTCAAATTTGAAGGTGACAAGAAAGTGCGCTTCGCCAAAACGACAGGGGACGTAATCTGA
- the rplN gene encoding 50S ribosomal protein L14, whose amino-acid sequence MIQMQTNLDVADNSGARRVQCIKVLGGSHRRYASVGDIIVVSVKEAIPRGRVKKGDVRKAVVVRTAKEVRRDDGTAIRFDSNAAVILNNNNEPVGTRIFGPVVRELRAKNFMKIISLAPEVL is encoded by the coding sequence ATGATCCAGATGCAGACCAATCTGGATGTAGCTGACAATAGCGGCGCTCGCCGTGTTCAGTGCATCAAGGTCCTCGGCGGTTCGCACCGTCGTTACGCGTCCGTGGGTGACATCATCGTTGTTTCGGTGAAAGAAGCCATTCCGCGCGGCCGTGTGAAAAAAGGGGACGTGCGTAAAGCCGTCGTCGTTCGCACAGCAAAAGAAGTTCGTCGTGATGACGGCACTGCTATCCGTTTTGATAGCAATGCTGCTGTGATCCTCAACAACAACAACGAGCCCGTAGGTACACGTATCTTTGGACCAGTTGTTCGTGAGCTTCGCGCGAAAAACTTTATGAAGATTATCTCACTCGCTCCGGAGGTGCTGTAA
- the rpsQ gene encoding 30S ribosomal protein S17 codes for MPKRILSGVVTSNQNEQTVTVSVERRFKHPVLKKTIRKSKKYRAHDETNQFNIGDAVRIQECAPKSKTKRWEVIA; via the coding sequence ATGCCTAAGCGTATTCTTTCCGGGGTCGTAACCTCGAACCAAAACGAACAAACTGTAACCGTGTCTGTGGAGCGTCGCTTCAAGCATCCGGTTCTCAAGAAGACGATCCGTAAGTCCAAAAAATACCGGGCTCACGATGAGACAAACCAATTCAACATTGGTGATGCCGTCCGTATTCAGGAATGTGCACCAAAGTCGAAAACCAAGCGTTGGGAAGTTATTGCGTAA
- the rpmC gene encoding 50S ribosomal protein L29: MNAQEMRAKTPDQLREELANLKKESFNLRFQQATGQLENTAQIRKARRSAALVKTILTEKAAAAAE; encoded by the coding sequence ATGAACGCCCAAGAAATGCGTGCCAAAACGCCGGACCAGCTCCGCGAAGAATTGGCAAACCTCAAGAAAGAATCCTTCAACCTGCGCTTTCAGCAGGCCACGGGTCAGCTCGAAAATACCGCTCAGATCCGCAAGGCGCGCCGTTCGGCTGCCCTCGTGAAAACAATTCTGACCGAAAAAGCCGCAGCAGCGGCTGAATAA
- a CDS encoding HTTM domain-containing protein gives MSVILSLSETVRLTEVLLSLAVIQQSAEHMTRAGMERLIFGIRVLIALALLFGGNAGASIAGLFAVELVMLHRFQGPYNGGSSKMTLLIIACLGAYHIAPTERGRELAVAYLAAQLTLSYFVSGYVKVIRPEWRSGAALTDVFRFSAYPVSERLREWAARPRALWAMSWGVMGFELAFPLTLLHPLALIAGLLVAASFHLSNALFFGLNRFFWIWICAYPSILWFQGRVFG, from the coding sequence GTGAGCGTGATCCTGTCGCTGTCTGAGACCGTGCGCCTCACCGAGGTGTTGCTATCCCTTGCCGTCATCCAACAAAGCGCTGAGCATATGACCCGTGCGGGCATGGAGCGGCTCATCTTTGGTATTCGTGTTCTCATCGCTCTTGCATTGTTGTTCGGGGGCAATGCGGGAGCATCGATTGCGGGGCTGTTTGCCGTTGAACTTGTGATGCTGCACCGGTTTCAGGGGCCGTATAATGGCGGGTCGTCGAAAATGACGCTGCTGATCATTGCCTGTCTTGGTGCCTACCACATCGCGCCGACCGAGCGCGGTCGCGAACTGGCCGTGGCCTATCTCGCGGCGCAACTAACCCTGTCCTATTTCGTGTCGGGCTACGTCAAAGTGATCCGACCCGAATGGCGCTCCGGTGCGGCGCTCACCGATGTGTTCCGTTTCTCCGCCTACCCCGTGTCCGAGCGATTGCGTGAATGGGCAGCGCGCCCGCGTGCGCTCTGGGCGATGTCATGGGGCGTGATGGGGTTCGAGCTGGCCTTTCCGCTCACACTCCTGCATCCGCTTGCCCTCATCGCAGGGCTTTTGGTGGCGGCGAGCTTTCATCTGTCCAACGCGCTGTTCTTTGGTCTCAACCGCTTCTTCTGGATCTGGATCTGCGCCTACCCGTCGATCCTGTGGTTTCAAGGCCGCGTGTTCGGTTGA
- a CDS encoding TIGR02466 family protein has protein sequence MSDIESLFVTRLYKARLNEVGAQISEDELFDSCYSIAEDDEAGQQWCEDNNFPGYTSYASLTDLPWRFPIFKDIVAALDKHVAAFAQDLQFNLDDRKLVLEDLWINVLPEGAYHSAHIHPHSVISGTTYVAMPEGASALRLEDPRHAMMMAAPPRLKDARREMQNFIYLTPEAGDVMLWESWLRHEVVTNQSEFDRVSVSFNYRWGE, from the coding sequence ATGTCCGATATCGAAAGCCTCTTCGTCACCCGCCTGTACAAAGCGCGCCTCAACGAGGTCGGCGCGCAGATCAGCGAGGATGAGTTGTTCGACAGTTGCTATTCCATCGCAGAGGACGATGAGGCAGGGCAACAATGGTGTGAGGACAACAACTTCCCTGGCTATACATCCTATGCCTCTTTGACCGACCTGCCGTGGCGGTTCCCGATATTTAAGGACATCGTGGCGGCCCTCGACAAACATGTCGCGGCCTTTGCTCAGGATTTGCAATTCAACCTCGATGATCGCAAACTCGTTCTGGAAGACCTGTGGATCAATGTCCTACCCGAAGGCGCATACCACTCCGCTCACATCCATCCTCACTCGGTGATTTCGGGGACAACCTATGTGGCAATGCCCGAGGGCGCGTCTGCGCTTCGCCTCGAAGATCCGCGCCACGCGATGATGATGGCCGCTCCACCCCGCCTCAAAGACGCGCGACGCGAAATGCAAAACTTTATCTATCTGACACCCGAAGCTGGCGATGTTATGCTTTGGGAAAGTTGGCTGCGCCACGAAGTCGTCACGAACCAAAGCGAGTTCGATCGAGTAAGCGTGAGTTTTAACTATCGGTGGGGAGAATAG
- a CDS encoding ion transporter: MRATVSDILDKPFTRKFIMAVILFNAVILGMETSATIMERAGPLILFLDRLCLTVFVIELTAKHYAQGHRFFHNPWNIVDFAIVGISLVPAGAGLSVLRALRIFRLLRVVSVVPSLRRVVEAFVMALPGMASVFLLTGIIFYIGAVIATKLYGPSFPEWFGTLGASLYTLFQVMTLESWSMGIVRPVIEHHPHAWLFFIPFILITAFAVMNLVVGLIVSTMQDAHAEEEHAATDSYREDITARLDRIEKALLERR; encoded by the coding sequence ATGCGCGCAACCGTTTCCGACATTCTCGACAAACCGTTCACCCGCAAGTTCATTATGGCGGTCATTTTGTTCAACGCCGTTATTCTCGGCATGGAAACCTCCGCGACCATTATGGAGCGTGCAGGACCATTGATCCTTTTTCTGGATAGACTCTGCTTGACGGTCTTTGTCATTGAATTGACCGCGAAGCACTACGCGCAAGGTCACCGTTTCTTCCACAATCCATGGAATATTGTCGACTTTGCGATTGTTGGCATATCTTTGGTGCCTGCGGGGGCTGGCCTGTCGGTCTTGCGCGCCTTGCGGATCTTTCGCTTGTTGCGGGTCGTTTCGGTGGTGCCAAGCCTAAGGCGCGTGGTCGAAGCCTTCGTTATGGCGTTGCCGGGCATGGCCTCAGTCTTTCTACTCACAGGGATTATTTTTTATATCGGTGCCGTCATCGCGACCAAACTCTACGGTCCGAGTTTTCCTGAATGGTTCGGCACACTGGGTGCCTCACTTTACACGCTTTTTCAGGTTATGACGCTAGAAAGCTGGTCCATGGGCATCGTGCGCCCCGTGATTGAGCATCACCCGCACGCATGGCTGTTTTTCATACCCTTTATCCTTATCACAGCCTTCGCGGTGATGAACCTCGTGGTGGGCCTTATTGTCTCTACCATGCAAGACGCGCATGCCGAGGAAGAGCACGCAGCAACTGACAGCTACCGCGAAGACATCACAGCCCGCCTTGATCGAATTGAAAAAGCGCTATTGGAGCGGCGCTGA
- the rplP gene encoding 50S ribosomal protein L16 → MLQPKRTKFRKAHKGRIHGEAKGGSDLNFGTYGLKAMQPERVTARQIEAARRAMTRHMKRQGRVWIRIFPDLPVTSKPTEVRMGKGKGSVDYWACKVKPGRVMFEIDGVSDDIAREALRLAAMKLPIKTRTVVREDW, encoded by the coding sequence ATGCTTCAGCCAAAGCGTACTAAATTCCGCAAAGCCCACAAAGGCCGTATCCACGGTGAGGCTAAAGGCGGTTCTGATCTGAACTTCGGCACGTATGGCCTCAAAGCCATGCAGCCCGAGCGTGTAACCGCACGCCAGATCGAAGCTGCACGTCGTGCCATGACGCGTCACATGAAGCGTCAGGGCCGTGTTTGGATCCGGATTTTCCCTGACTTGCCCGTTACATCGAAACCCACCGAGGTTCGTATGGGTAAGGGTAAAGGTTCCGTGGATTATTGGGCATGTAAGGTCAAACCAGGCCGCGTCATGTTTGAAATCGACGGTGTATCGGACGACATCGCGCGCGAAGCTCTTCGCCTCGCCGCAATGAAGCTCCCGATTAAAACCCGTACCGTGGTTCGCGAAGACTGGTAA
- the rpsC gene encoding 30S ribosomal protein S3 → MGHKVNPIAMRLQVNRTWDSRWYADTKDYGDLLLEDLKIREFVKEECKQAGISRVIIERPHKKCRVTIHTARPGVIIGKKGADIETLRKKIASMTASELHLNIVEVRKPELDAALVSESIAQQLERRVSFRRAMKRAVQNAMRMGALGIKVNVAGRLGGAEIARTEWYREGRVPLHTLRADIDYAPYEAMTAYGIIGIKTWIFKGEIMEHDPQARDRRAEEAQAGPAPRGDRGRR, encoded by the coding sequence ATGGGTCATAAGGTCAACCCGATTGCCATGCGCCTCCAGGTAAACCGCACCTGGGATAGCCGCTGGTACGCCGATACAAAGGATTATGGCGATCTTCTTTTGGAAGATCTCAAGATCCGTGAATTCGTTAAGGAAGAATGCAAGCAGGCCGGCATTAGCCGTGTGATCATCGAGCGTCCGCACAAAAAGTGCCGCGTCACGATCCACACTGCACGTCCCGGTGTCATCATTGGCAAAAAAGGCGCAGACATTGAGACTCTGCGTAAGAAAATTGCTTCGATGACAGCATCCGAGCTGCACCTCAACATCGTTGAAGTGCGCAAGCCCGAGCTTGACGCTGCTCTCGTATCCGAGAGCATCGCTCAGCAGCTCGAGCGTCGTGTGTCCTTTCGGCGTGCTATGAAACGCGCCGTACAAAACGCAATGCGCATGGGTGCCCTCGGCATCAAAGTGAACGTTGCGGGTCGTCTCGGCGGTGCAGAAATCGCGCGTACCGAATGGTACCGCGAAGGCCGCGTTCCTCTCCACACACTGCGCGCAGACATCGACTACGCGCCGTATGAGGCGATGACGGCTTATGGCATCATTGGTATTAAAACATGGATCTTCAAAGGCGAGATTATGGAACACGACCCTCAGGCTCGTGACCGTCGCGCTGAAGAAGCCCAAGCTGGTCCGGCGCCTCGCGGCGACCGCGGCCGTCGCTAA
- the rplV gene encoding 50S ribosomal protein L22, which produces MSKDKNPRRVADNEAMAKTRMLRVSPQKLNLVAQLIRGKKVDKALIDLTFSNKRIAADVKKCLQSAIANAENNHNLDVDELVVAEAWVGKNLTMKRGRPRARGRFGKIMKPFAEITIKVRQVEEQN; this is translated from the coding sequence ATGAGCAAGGATAAAAATCCCCGCCGCGTGGCAGACAACGAAGCAATGGCGAAAACTCGCATGCTTCGCGTTTCCCCGCAAAAGCTGAACCTTGTGGCTCAGTTGATTCGTGGCAAGAAAGTCGACAAGGCTCTTATCGACCTAACGTTCTCGAACAAGCGTATCGCCGCAGATGTGAAGAAATGTCTTCAGTCCGCAATCGCGAATGCCGAGAACAACCACAACCTCGATGTCGACGAGCTCGTCGTCGCTGAGGCTTGGGTCGGTAAAAACCTAACCATGAAACGCGGTCGCCCGCGTGCTCGTGGTCGTTTCGGCAAGATCATGAAGCCGTTCGCTGAAATCACCATCAAGGTGCGCCAAGTTGAGGAGCAAAACTAA
- the rpsS gene encoding 30S ribosomal protein S19, which yields MARSVWKGPFVDSYVLKKAEKSRESGRNEVIKIWSRRSTILPQFVGLTFGVYNGRKHIPVNVSEDMIGQKFGEYSPTRTYHGHAADKKAKRK from the coding sequence ATGGCACGCTCTGTATGGAAAGGCCCATTTGTGGACTCTTATGTCCTCAAGAAGGCTGAAAAATCCCGTGAGTCGGGCCGCAACGAGGTCATTAAGATCTGGTCGCGTCGCTCAACCATCCTGCCGCAGTTCGTTGGTCTCACCTTTGGTGTTTACAACGGCCGCAAGCACATCCCCGTCAACGTCTCTGAGGACATGATTGGCCAGAAGTTTGGCGAGTATTCACCTACCCGCACTTACCACGGTCACGCCGCAGACAAAAAAGCGAAACGGAAGTAA
- the rplB gene encoding 50S ribosomal protein L2 has translation MALKSYKPTTPGQRGLVLIDRSELWKGRPVKSLTEGLTKSGGRNNTGRITSRRRGGGAKRLYRIVDFKRNKFDVSATVERIEYDPNRTAFIALVKYEDGEQAYILAPQRLAVGDKVIASAKADVKPGNAMPFSGLPIGTIVHNVELKAGKGGQIARAAGTYAQFVGRDGGYAQIRLSSGELRMVRQECMCTVGAVSNPDNSNQNFGKAGRIRHKGVRPSVRGVVMNPIDHPHGGGEGRTSGGRHPVTPWGKPTKGAKTRNKKKASSKLIIRSRHAKKKGR, from the coding sequence ATGGCACTCAAGTCGTATAAACCGACTACGCCTGGCCAACGCGGGTTGGTTCTGATCGACCGTTCGGAGCTTTGGAAAGGTCGCCCCGTCAAATCCCTCACTGAAGGTTTGACGAAATCAGGCGGTCGGAACAACACCGGACGGATCACATCACGCCGCCGAGGCGGCGGGGCAAAACGTCTCTATCGTATCGTTGATTTCAAACGCAATAAGTTTGACGTATCCGCTACCGTAGAGCGTATCGAATATGACCCGAACCGCACCGCGTTTATCGCGCTTGTGAAGTATGAAGATGGTGAGCAGGCGTATATCCTTGCTCCTCAGCGTTTGGCTGTAGGCGACAAAGTTATCGCATCTGCAAAAGCCGACGTGAAGCCGGGCAACGCAATGCCGTTCTCCGGTCTGCCGATTGGTACAATCGTCCACAATGTCGAGCTTAAAGCTGGCAAGGGTGGTCAGATTGCGCGTGCTGCAGGCACCTACGCCCAATTCGTTGGCCGTGATGGTGGCTACGCTCAGATCCGTCTCTCTTCGGGTGAGCTTCGTATGGTCCGTCAGGAATGCATGTGTACCGTTGGTGCTGTGTCCAACCCTGACAACTCTAACCAGAACTTTGGTAAAGCTGGTCGTATTCGCCACAAAGGCGTGCGCCCATCGGTTCGTGGTGTGGTTATGAACCCGATCGATCACCCACACGGTGGTGGTGAGGGTCGTACGTCTGGTGGTCGTCACCCAGTGACGCCATGGGGTAAGCCGACCAAAGGCGCAAAAACGCGCAACAAGAAAAAAGCGTCTAGCAAGCTTATCATTCGCTCGCGTCACGCTAAGAAGAAGGGTCGCTAA